The Chitinophaga flava genome has a segment encoding these proteins:
- a CDS encoding ABC-F family ATP-binding cassette domain-containing protein produces the protein MISVKNVTLSFGKRVLFDEVNLNFTKGNCYGVIGANGAGKSTFLKILSGEIDPNKGTVEITPGERMSVLKQNHFEFDEVTVLNAVLMGNKKLWEIAKERDAIYAKEDFTEEDGIRAGELEGEYGEMGGYTAESDAGVLLGDLGVKEEMHGILMKDIAGNLKVRVLLAQALFGNPDILLLDEPTNDLDVETIGWLENFLADYENIVIVVSHDRHFLDAVCTHVADVDRAKIQIFSGNYSFWYESSQLMARQIADKNKKMEDKRKDLMDFIARFSANASKSKQATSRKKALEKLVIEDIQPSNRKYPGIIFKQQREVGNQILNLEKLEKSVDGRKLFTDVTFSVNKNDKIAFLSKDHLALTTFFQVISNEMEADNGKIEWGTTVTSAYLPNDNATFFTDASVNLMDWLRQYVPAHVTDVDEPFLRGFLGKMLFSGDEIMKKTSVLSGGEKVRCMISRMMLQDPNVLILDEPTNHLDLESIQSFNESMINYKGIVLFTTHDHTFMQSVANRIIELTPKGIIDRMMTFDEYLADERVKALREEMYGIAVPA, from the coding sequence ATGATCAGTGTTAAAAACGTGACGCTCTCTTTTGGTAAGAGAGTTTTGTTTGACGAAGTAAACCTCAATTTCACGAAAGGGAACTGTTATGGTGTGATTGGGGCCAACGGGGCAGGTAAATCTACCTTCCTGAAAATATTGTCCGGAGAGATAGATCCGAACAAAGGTACCGTGGAAATCACTCCCGGCGAGCGTATGAGCGTACTGAAACAGAACCACTTTGAGTTTGATGAGGTTACGGTACTGAATGCAGTATTGATGGGTAACAAGAAGCTCTGGGAGATTGCGAAAGAAAGGGATGCCATCTATGCCAAAGAAGATTTTACTGAAGAAGATGGTATACGCGCAGGTGAACTGGAAGGAGAATACGGTGAGATGGGTGGTTACACCGCGGAAAGCGATGCTGGCGTACTGTTGGGCGACCTGGGTGTAAAAGAAGAGATGCATGGCATCCTGATGAAAGATATCGCCGGTAACCTGAAAGTAAGGGTACTGCTGGCTCAGGCACTGTTCGGTAACCCCGATATCCTGCTGCTGGATGAGCCCACGAACGACCTGGACGTGGAAACGATCGGCTGGCTGGAGAACTTCCTGGCCGACTACGAAAATATCGTGATCGTAGTATCCCACGACCGTCACTTCCTCGATGCTGTATGTACACACGTAGCCGACGTAGACCGCGCCAAAATCCAGATTTTCAGCGGTAACTACTCCTTCTGGTACGAGTCTTCCCAGTTGATGGCCCGCCAGATAGCCGATAAAAACAAGAAAATGGAAGATAAGCGTAAAGACCTCATGGACTTTATCGCCCGCTTTAGTGCCAACGCTTCCAAAAGTAAACAGGCTACTTCCCGTAAAAAAGCCCTCGAAAAACTGGTTATCGAAGATATTCAGCCTTCCAACCGTAAATACCCTGGTATCATCTTCAAACAACAACGTGAAGTGGGTAACCAGATCCTGAACCTGGAAAAACTGGAAAAATCAGTAGATGGCCGCAAACTCTTTACAGACGTGACTTTCTCTGTCAACAAAAACGACAAGATCGCCTTCCTGTCTAAAGACCACCTGGCCCTCACCACTTTCTTCCAGGTCATCAGCAATGAAATGGAAGCAGATAATGGTAAAATAGAATGGGGTACCACCGTTACCAGCGCTTACCTGCCTAACGATAACGCCACTTTCTTTACCGATGCCAGCGTAAACCTGATGGACTGGCTGCGTCAGTACGTGCCTGCGCATGTAACAGACGTAGACGAACCATTCCTGCGTGGATTCCTGGGTAAAATGCTGTTCAGCGGTGATGAAATCATGAAAAAGACCTCCGTACTGAGTGGTGGTGAAAAAGTACGCTGCATGATCAGCCGTATGATGCTCCAGGACCCTAACGTACTGATCCTGGATGAGCCTACCAACCACCTGGACCTCGAGTCTATCCAGTCTTTCAACGAAAGCATGATCAACTATAAAGGTATTGTACTGTTTACTACACATGACCATACCTTCATGCAGTCTGTGGCCAACCGTATCATCGAGCTGACACCGAAAGGTATCATCGATCGCATGATGACCTTCGATGAATACCTCGCTGATGAGCGTGTGAAAGCATTACGTGAAGAAATGTATGGCATAGCAGTACCAGCATAA
- a CDS encoding response regulator, with the protein MEDMNKIVYVVDDDEIFHFIIKKMLGQQDDNLVITSFLCAEEAIEQLSSTPQLTLPSLIILDMNMQRMNGWDFIEAYRGLKPSLKNTIPIIMCSSSVDVRDMQKVQHTPELMAYITKPLDKNKMKVIGEYLL; encoded by the coding sequence ATGGAAGACATGAATAAAATAGTGTACGTTGTAGATGATGATGAAATTTTTCACTTCATTATCAAAAAAATGTTGGGGCAACAGGACGATAATCTTGTAATTACCTCTTTCCTGTGTGCAGAAGAAGCCATTGAACAGCTATCCAGCACCCCCCAGCTGACGTTGCCCTCTCTTATTATCCTGGATATGAATATGCAAAGAATGAACGGATGGGACTTCATTGAAGCATACCGCGGGCTTAAACCATCCCTGAAAAACACTATTCCTATTATTATGTGTTCTTCCTCCGTGGATGTGCGGGATATGCAGAAAGTACAACATACACCTGAACTAATGGCTTACATCACCAAACCACTGGATAAAAACAAGATGAAGGTGATTGGGGAATACCTACTGTGA
- a CDS encoding coiled-coil domain-containing protein, producing MTENTFNTPAPGSPGSEKPRSRNGLIYGILIAALAGTWIYMLYDKNKTSEQIVQKTTQIDSISSSRDALQQEYNAANARLDDLISQNTRMDSLVKTKDKEIQDMKARISSILTNKNATQAQLAEARRLIEQLKSSIEGYQQTIERLEGEKIVLAGERDFARKERDSVSVVKDSLNKKVDLGSVLHASNIQLQPIRIKHNGKEIETTKAKRADMMRVSFDLDDNRIAPTGDKEIFVAITAPDNTPLAVEALGSGRFTLEDGTEKLYTTKKTVAYVTGQKQSVTMDWKQNSDYKVGDYTVEIYHNGFKIGQGKVTLRKGGLF from the coding sequence ATGACTGAGAACACTTTTAACACACCTGCACCGGGCTCACCCGGATCAGAAAAACCACGGAGCCGCAATGGTCTAATTTACGGTATTTTAATTGCGGCGCTGGCAGGAACATGGATTTACATGTTGTATGACAAAAATAAAACCAGCGAACAAATCGTACAAAAGACCACTCAGATAGATTCTATCTCTTCATCCCGTGACGCATTACAGCAGGAATATAATGCAGCCAATGCTCGTCTGGACGATCTGATTTCTCAGAACACCCGTATGGACAGCCTGGTAAAAACCAAGGATAAGGAAATTCAGGATATGAAAGCCCGTATTTCCAGCATCCTGACTAATAAAAATGCCACTCAGGCACAGCTGGCTGAAGCCCGTCGTTTGATTGAACAACTGAAATCCAGCATTGAAGGTTATCAACAAACCATCGAGCGCCTGGAAGGTGAAAAAATTGTGCTGGCCGGAGAACGTGATTTTGCCCGCAAAGAAAGGGATTCCGTTTCAGTTGTAAAAGACAGCCTGAACAAAAAGGTAGACCTGGGTTCTGTACTGCATGCCTCCAATATTCAGTTACAGCCTATCCGTATCAAACACAACGGCAAAGAAATCGAAACTACCAAAGCTAAACGTGCTGATATGATGCGTGTAAGCTTTGACCTGGATGACAACAGAATTGCTCCTACCGGTGACAAGGAAATCTTTGTAGCCATCACTGCCCCTGACAATACACCACTGGCAGTAGAAGCACTGGGTTCCGGCAGATTTACACTGGAAGATGGTACAGAAAAACTGTATACTACCAAAAAGACTGTCGCTTATGTAACCGGTCAGAAACAGTCTGTTACTATGGACTGGAAACAGAACTCTGACTATAAAGTAGGTGATTATACAGTTGAAATCTACCACAATGGTTTTAAAATCGGCCAGGGTAAAGTAACCCTCAGAAAAGGCGGTCTGTTTTAA
- a CDS encoding ribonuclease H-like domain-containing protein: MLPTIALDQLLLLDIETTPATAALEQLPADMQRLWIEKMAKTAPESENEAEAYEDRAGIYAEFGKIICISAAFFSLENNAYHLRMKSFYNDDEAIVLNGFLGLVNKFYSKYPAFQFAGHNIKEFDIPFICRRSVIHQLSLPKPLQLYGFKPWEMPMLDTLHLWRFGDIRHYTSLKLLTAVLGIETPKDDIDGSMVGKVYWKDHNLERIAAYCQKDVIAVAQLLLRFKRIPLLKEEQVILVK, from the coding sequence GTGTTACCCACTATTGCATTAGATCAGTTATTGTTGTTGGACATAGAAACAACTCCGGCCACTGCGGCCCTGGAACAGTTACCGGCAGATATGCAACGGCTCTGGATCGAGAAAATGGCAAAAACTGCGCCAGAATCAGAAAATGAAGCAGAAGCCTATGAAGACAGAGCCGGTATCTACGCTGAATTTGGGAAAATAATATGTATATCTGCCGCTTTCTTCAGCCTGGAAAATAATGCCTATCATCTGAGGATGAAATCCTTTTATAATGATGATGAAGCAATTGTGCTCAATGGTTTTTTAGGATTGGTAAATAAATTTTATTCGAAGTATCCGGCCTTCCAGTTTGCCGGCCACAACATAAAAGAATTTGATATTCCTTTTATTTGCCGCCGGTCTGTTATTCATCAGTTATCTTTGCCCAAACCTTTACAGCTATATGGCTTCAAACCATGGGAAATGCCCATGCTTGATACCCTCCACCTCTGGCGTTTCGGGGATATCAGGCATTATACCTCCCTGAAACTGCTGACCGCCGTCCTGGGCATAGAAACGCCCAAAGATGATATAGACGGCAGCATGGTAGGCAAAGTATACTGGAAAGATCATAACCTGGAAAGGATAGCAGCCTACTGCCAGAAAGATGTGATCGCAGTAGCCCAGCTCCTGCTCCGCTTTAAAAGGATACCCCTGTTAAAAGAAGAACAGGTCATCCTGGTAAAATAA
- the holA gene encoding DNA polymerase III subunit delta, which yields MEYQDIIRDWKQKKFRSLYWLEGEEDFFIDQVTNYAEHHLLDEAEKGFNLTILYGKDTDWTAVVNTCRRYPMFAERQVVVLKEAQAMRDLLKLEAYIENPLASTVFVVAHKQGKIDGRSKLAKLIKEKGVLLSTKKMYDNQLPAWVESYVSSRELAISQKAAILLVDHIGNDLSRIANEIDKLLVNLPAGKKIDEGDIEKYVGISKEYNVFELQNAIGQKNTAKVFRIISYFAANPKAAPIQMTLPALYNFFAKVNLIFGVKGGEKEVAAALGVHPFFVKDYMNAARQYGPEGTEKAILLLHQYNLRSIGINDSGVEDGELMKELMYKMMN from the coding sequence ATGGAATATCAGGATATTATACGCGATTGGAAACAAAAAAAATTCCGGTCCCTCTACTGGCTGGAAGGTGAAGAAGACTTTTTTATAGACCAGGTAACCAACTACGCCGAACACCACCTCCTCGACGAAGCCGAAAAAGGTTTTAACCTCACCATATTATATGGTAAAGATACCGACTGGACCGCCGTAGTCAACACCTGCCGCCGCTACCCCATGTTCGCCGAAAGGCAGGTAGTCGTACTCAAGGAAGCACAAGCCATGCGCGACCTGCTGAAACTGGAAGCCTATATCGAAAACCCTCTCGCCTCTACCGTATTTGTGGTGGCCCATAAACAGGGAAAAATCGACGGCCGCAGCAAACTCGCCAAACTGATCAAAGAAAAAGGCGTCCTGCTGTCTACTAAAAAAATGTACGACAACCAGCTGCCCGCCTGGGTTGAATCCTACGTGAGCAGCCGTGAACTGGCCATCTCCCAGAAAGCTGCCATCCTCCTCGTAGACCATATCGGTAACGACCTCTCCCGTATTGCCAATGAAATCGATAAACTGCTGGTCAATCTTCCCGCAGGAAAAAAAATCGATGAAGGCGATATCGAAAAATATGTAGGCATCAGCAAGGAATACAACGTATTTGAACTGCAAAATGCCATCGGACAGAAGAATACCGCTAAAGTATTCCGCATCATCTCCTACTTCGCGGCCAATCCCAAAGCAGCTCCCATCCAGATGACCCTGCCGGCTCTGTACAACTTCTTCGCCAAGGTGAACCTCATCTTCGGTGTAAAAGGCGGGGAAAAGGAAGTGGCTGCCGCATTGGGTGTACATCCGTTCTTCGTGAAAGATTATATGAACGCTGCCCGCCAATATGGCCCGGAAGGCACTGAAAAAGCCATCCTGCTGTTACATCAGTATAACCTGCGAAGCATCGGTATCAACGATAGCGGCGTGGAAGACGGGGAACTGATGAAGGAGCTGATGTATAAAATGATGAACTAA
- a CDS encoding bifunctional riboflavin kinase/FAD synthetase, translating to MQVHRDLKQLPEIRNAVITIGTFDGVHEGHRFIIQQLEQAAAECNGETVIITFDPHPREVLMPKPNNIRLLTTLPEKIALLEEAGVDHLVVVPFTKAFSELSAREYLEDFLIARFKPHTIIIGYDHRFGHNREGGLELLEMEQQRYGFRLLEIPQQVVNDLTVSSTKIRKSLQEGEVLLANELLGYTYFLSGTVVHGDKMGRQLGYPTANLHLKDERKLIPAEGIYAVRVQIPDQEGLLPAVMSIGFRPTFNGTDLRLEVHLFDFNADLYNQELTVYFIEYIRANQKFDDIKDLIVQMDKDSAQSREILGEKA from the coding sequence ATGCAGGTTCACAGGGACTTAAAGCAATTACCGGAGATCCGTAATGCTGTTATCACGATAGGCACTTTTGACGGCGTACATGAAGGACACCGCTTCATTATACAACAACTGGAGCAGGCTGCTGCGGAGTGTAACGGAGAAACGGTTATTATCACTTTTGATCCGCATCCGAGAGAGGTATTAATGCCCAAACCCAATAATATCCGGCTGCTCACCACATTGCCGGAAAAAATCGCACTACTGGAAGAGGCCGGCGTAGACCATCTGGTAGTAGTGCCTTTTACCAAAGCCTTTTCTGAACTATCAGCCCGGGAATACCTGGAAGACTTTCTGATAGCGCGTTTCAAGCCTCATACCATCATTATCGGTTACGATCACCGTTTCGGCCACAACCGCGAAGGCGGACTGGAGCTGCTGGAAATGGAACAACAACGGTATGGTTTCCGGCTGCTGGAAATCCCGCAACAGGTTGTCAACGACCTTACCGTAAGCTCTACCAAAATCCGTAAGAGCCTGCAGGAAGGCGAAGTACTGCTAGCCAATGAGCTGCTGGGCTACACCTATTTCCTGAGTGGTACCGTTGTGCACGGCGACAAAATGGGAAGACAGCTGGGGTATCCTACTGCCAATCTCCACCTGAAAGACGAAAGAAAACTTATTCCTGCAGAAGGCATCTATGCTGTACGGGTACAGATACCCGATCAGGAGGGCCTGTTACCCGCCGTGATGAGCATTGGCTTCCGGCCTACCTTTAATGGTACAGACCTACGCCTGGAAGTACACTTGTTTGATTTTAATGCAGATCTCTACAATCAGGAGCTGACCGTTTATTTCATAGAATATATCCGCGCCAACCAGAAATTTGATGATATCAAAGACCTGATTGTGCAGATGGACAAGGATTCTGCCCAGTCCAGGGAAATATTGGGAGAAAAAGCCTAG
- a CDS encoding AIR synthase related protein: MDNNIYAKRGVSAGKEDVHNAIKNIDKGLFPKAFCKIVPDILGGDEAWCNIMHADGAGTKSSLAYMYWKETDDLSVWKGIAQDAIIMNMDDLLCIGATDNILLSSTIGRNKQLLPGEVIAAIINGTEEILAELRKHGISIYSTGGETADVGDLVRTIIVDSTVTARMKRSDVISNDRIQAGDVVVGLASYGQASYETEYNGGMGSNGLTSARHDVFNKAMAEKYPESFDPGIPYELVFSGKKALTDKIDIPGFGAVDAGKLVLSPTRTYAPVIKKVLEQFRPQIHGMVHCSGGAQTKVLHFIENLHVIKDNLFPIPPLFTLIQEQSGTSWKEMYQVFNMGHRMELYVPEAIAADIISISKSFNIDAQIIGRVEAAEQKQVTVKAPAGTFIYQ, translated from the coding sequence GTGGATAATAATATTTACGCCAAGCGTGGTGTTTCAGCTGGTAAGGAAGATGTGCACAATGCCATTAAAAACATTGACAAAGGCCTGTTTCCAAAGGCATTCTGTAAAATAGTGCCGGATATCCTGGGCGGCGACGAAGCCTGGTGCAACATTATGCATGCCGATGGCGCGGGTACCAAGTCCTCCCTGGCATATATGTACTGGAAAGAAACCGATGATCTCAGCGTCTGGAAAGGAATTGCTCAGGATGCCATCATCATGAACATGGATGATCTCCTCTGCATAGGTGCCACCGATAACATCCTGTTGTCTTCTACTATCGGCCGTAATAAACAGCTCCTGCCTGGTGAAGTAATTGCTGCTATTATCAACGGTACCGAAGAGATCCTGGCTGAGCTGCGTAAACATGGTATCAGCATCTATTCCACCGGTGGTGAAACAGCAGATGTGGGTGACCTGGTTCGCACCATCATCGTAGATTCTACCGTGACTGCCCGCATGAAACGCAGCGATGTGATCTCCAACGATCGCATCCAGGCTGGTGATGTGGTAGTAGGCCTGGCTTCCTACGGACAAGCCTCCTACGAAACAGAATACAACGGCGGTATGGGCAGCAACGGTCTTACCAGCGCCCGCCACGACGTATTCAATAAGGCTATGGCCGAAAAATATCCGGAAAGTTTTGATCCCGGTATTCCTTATGAACTGGTGTTCAGCGGTAAAAAAGCCCTGACCGATAAAATTGATATTCCTGGCTTTGGCGCTGTAGATGCGGGTAAACTGGTACTGTCACCTACCCGTACCTATGCTCCGGTGATCAAAAAAGTGCTGGAACAGTTCCGTCCGCAGATTCATGGTATGGTGCATTGCAGCGGTGGTGCACAAACCAAGGTGTTGCATTTTATCGAGAACCTGCACGTGATCAAGGATAACCTGTTCCCTATCCCGCCGCTGTTTACCCTGATACAGGAACAGTCCGGCACATCCTGGAAGGAAATGTACCAGGTGTTCAATATGGGCCATCGTATGGAACTGTATGTTCCGGAAGCGATCGCGGCAGATATCATCAGCATCTCCAAAAGCTTTAATATCGATGCACAGATCATCGGAAGGGTAGAAGCAGCCGAACAAAAACAGGTAACTGTAAAAGCACCGGCAGGTACTTTTATCTATCAATAA
- a CDS encoding M56 family metallopeptidase: MLLLIYSAKVILCSALLYTYYHLALRNNRFHHWNRYYLLLITIVSLITPLVKIPLPAGGQTVPTAMVTYTSKMITLRETVATPAADPSFYLRTGVIVIYALIAFFLLCRLMVSIHRIRQLVRSSEIQPIPPYHFARHHKVTAPFSFFRYIFWDPNSSLDSPSGKQMLQHELVHVREKHSTDKMLMEVLTAICWFNPFFHLIKRELTLVHEFIADQKAAGEEVAGYAENILRMTFESNQFSITNNFFHPPIKRRILMLTQFRQPRFSYLRRILVLPLAAFIFCSLAFVADKRPSAIRALVPPGTLPELMANNIPTADTSIPVKKRDVQVLTAGPTFPGGEDSLAVYLSKNIRYPKVAAQKGTQGQVTIVFLVNEQGQVKDAKIRGNKLLGDGLEEEALRVVKAMPRWTPAEYKGKKLAVMQTLPIKFSITGDQPVSIVQPEVYTFVEHPPTFVGGEEAMARYLSKTIRYPKEAQANNVSGTIFVQFVIDTEGHLKEAKTVGAKKGYGLEEEAIRVVMAMPQWNPGTHRNKKVNVLFNLPIRFTIQQL, translated from the coding sequence ATGCTATTACTGATCTATTCCGCGAAAGTAATACTGTGCAGCGCCCTATTGTATACCTATTACCACCTGGCCCTGCGCAACAACCGCTTCCATCACTGGAACCGCTATTATCTGCTGCTGATCACCATCGTGTCGCTGATCACCCCCCTGGTAAAAATACCCCTTCCCGCAGGCGGACAAACCGTTCCAACCGCCATGGTGACCTACACCAGCAAAATGATCACCCTGCGGGAAACAGTGGCCACTCCTGCAGCCGACCCTTCTTTTTATCTTCGTACAGGCGTTATCGTTATCTACGCGCTGATCGCATTTTTCCTGTTGTGCAGGCTGATGGTCAGCATTCACCGCATCCGGCAACTGGTACGCAGCAGCGAAATCCAGCCCATACCTCCCTATCACTTTGCCCGCCACCACAAAGTGACAGCTCCTTTCTCCTTTTTCCGGTATATCTTCTGGGACCCGAACTCCAGCCTCGACAGTCCCTCCGGCAAACAGATGCTGCAGCACGAACTGGTACATGTCCGGGAAAAACACAGTACCGACAAAATGCTGATGGAAGTGCTCACCGCCATCTGCTGGTTTAATCCCTTTTTCCATCTTATCAAAAGAGAACTGACACTGGTACATGAGTTCATCGCCGATCAGAAAGCGGCTGGCGAAGAAGTGGCTGGTTATGCCGAAAACATTCTCCGCATGACCTTTGAAAGCAATCAGTTCTCTATTACCAACAACTTCTTTCATCCGCCCATCAAACGCAGGATCCTGATGCTTACCCAATTCCGGCAACCCCGTTTCAGTTATTTGCGCAGGATACTGGTGTTGCCGCTGGCAGCCTTTATCTTCTGCTCACTTGCCTTTGTGGCCGACAAGCGCCCATCCGCCATTCGGGCGCTTGTACCACCCGGCACGCTCCCAGAATTGATGGCAAACAATATTCCCACAGCCGATACCAGCATACCTGTGAAAAAACGAGATGTACAGGTACTGACTGCCGGCCCTACTTTCCCGGGTGGCGAAGATTCCCTGGCAGTCTACCTGAGCAAAAACATCCGCTATCCTAAGGTAGCTGCCCAAAAAGGCACACAAGGCCAGGTGACCATTGTGTTTCTGGTAAATGAACAGGGGCAGGTGAAGGACGCAAAAATAAGAGGGAACAAACTATTGGGCGATGGGTTGGAAGAAGAAGCCCTTAGGGTTGTGAAAGCTATGCCCCGATGGACTCCGGCTGAATACAAGGGCAAAAAACTAGCTGTAATGCAAACCCTCCCAATCAAGTTTTCCATTACCGGCGACCAGCCAGTCAGCATCGTACAACCAGAAGTATACACTTTTGTAGAGCACCCACCTACCTTTGTTGGCGGTGAAGAAGCCATGGCCCGTTATCTTTCGAAAACGATCCGGTATCCAAAAGAAGCTCAGGCAAATAACGTTAGCGGCACTATTTTCGTTCAGTTTGTAATAGATACTGAAGGTCATTTGAAGGAGGCAAAAACTGTTGGGGCTAAAAAAGGTTATGGTCTGGAAGAAGAGGCCATCCGGGTAGTAATGGCTATGCCACAATGGAATCCGGGCACACATCGCAATAAAAAAGTTAACGTACTGTTTAATCTGCCAATCAGATTTACCATACAGCAGCTATAA
- a CDS encoding BlaI/MecI/CopY family transcriptional regulator translates to MKQLTKAEEQIMQALWQTGPAFVKDIIEALPEPKPHYNTVSTLVKILIEKGFIDFKAYGKSHQYFPLVTKEAYSHKTLNNLAKSYFGGSFSNMVSFFVKEKDLSLTDLEQLVQKIKDTQKK, encoded by the coding sequence ATGAAACAACTCACCAAAGCGGAAGAGCAGATCATGCAGGCACTCTGGCAAACCGGGCCCGCCTTTGTAAAAGACATTATTGAAGCCCTGCCAGAACCCAAACCTCACTACAACACCGTTTCTACCCTTGTCAAAATACTTATAGAGAAAGGATTTATCGACTTCAAGGCATATGGCAAATCACACCAGTATTTTCCGTTGGTCACTAAAGAAGCCTACAGCCACAAAACCCTGAACAACCTTGCCAAAAGCTACTTCGGTGGCTCCTTCAGCAATATGGTTTCGTTTTTTGTAAAAGAAAAAGATCTCAGCCTGACCGACCTTGAACAACTGGTGCAAAAAATCAAGGACACTCAAAAGAAATAG
- a CDS encoding cell division ATP-binding protein FtsE → MTSEQPIIQLTNASIYQGNSLILSDVNITVNKGEFVYLIGKTGTGKSSLLKTLYGDLPLKDGTGQVVGFDLKKMDWKKVPYLRRNLGVVFQDFQLLTDRNVHDNLKFALRATGWQDNKQMEDKIADVLDKVGLSTKGFKMPYELSGGEQQRIDIARAMLNSPRLILADEPTGNLDPETSDGIMQLLFRICREGTAIVMATHDYIVLQKFPSRVLRTENGHVTDNAALNFSA, encoded by the coding sequence ATGACGTCTGAACAACCGATCATCCAATTAACGAATGCCAGCATATATCAGGGAAACTCATTGATTTTATCGGATGTGAACATCACGGTAAACAAGGGGGAGTTTGTGTATCTTATTGGTAAAACGGGCACGGGTAAGTCCAGCCTGTTAAAAACCCTGTATGGCGATTTGCCGTTGAAGGATGGCACCGGCCAGGTAGTGGGTTTTGACCTGAAAAAGATGGACTGGAAGAAGGTGCCTTATCTGCGTCGTAATCTGGGCGTGGTATTCCAGGATTTTCAACTGCTGACAGACCGTAATGTGCACGACAACCTGAAGTTTGCGCTGCGGGCTACGGGCTGGCAGGACAACAAGCAGATGGAAGACAAGATTGCGGATGTACTGGACAAGGTAGGGCTGAGCACCAAAGGGTTTAAAATGCCCTATGAACTGTCTGGCGGAGAGCAACAGCGTATTGATATTGCGCGTGCTATGCTCAATTCACCCCGGCTGATCCTGGCAGATGAGCCTACCGGTAACCTGGATCCTGAAACTTCTGATGGCATTATGCAACTGTTGTTCCGTATCTGCCGGGAGGGTACTGCTATTGTGATGGCGACCCATGATTATATCGTATTACAGAAATTTCCGTCCCGTGTATTGCGTACTGAAAATGGGCATGTGACAGACAATGCAGCGCTTAATTTCTCTGCATAA
- the rpsO gene encoding 30S ribosomal protein S15 has protein sequence MSYLTVEKKANIFKEFGGSEKNTGSVEAQIALLTERINSISGHLKANKKDFSTHRGLMKMVGQRKRLLAYLSKTNLSGYRALIEKLGLRK, from the coding sequence ATGTCTTACTTAACTGTTGAAAAGAAAGCCAATATTTTTAAGGAATTTGGTGGAAGCGAGAAAAATACAGGCTCTGTAGAAGCGCAAATTGCCCTGCTGACTGAGCGTATCAACAGCATTTCCGGTCACCTGAAAGCAAATAAAAAAGATTTCTCTACCCACCGTGGTCTGATGAAAATGGTAGGTCAGAGAAAGCGTTTACTCGCTTATCTGTCTAAAACCAACCTCTCCGGCTACCGTGCCCTTATCGAGAAGTTAGGTCTCAGGAAGTAA